A single Anopheles maculipalpis chromosome 3RL, idAnoMacuDA_375_x, whole genome shotgun sequence DNA region contains:
- the LOC126561317 gene encoding uncharacterized protein LOC126561317, with amino-acid sequence MTTTMVVDNFECAGYTFYSKFDSGNLGKVELVRCCEGLGIVGNTVSNVSGGVPVIGSGSNQTVPGTGITSASAIVAATLGIGLQQQHHGLLSSATGSGTTASAAGTCSLGMPIPSPTPHATENPLVEVEFNLWTRPDCAGTPYENQNRTWFHFAVTGGRPNQIVKFNVMNLNKQAKLFSQGMHPVTKVGPNGRWERIKDKPSYSITNDVFFISFLHKVPEVGGDQTRIYYAFTFPFTYTELLEQLATFDRKFGRHPFELNKMAYDISQKYDALPAAGAEESKNISNLAPHRRKGKLSKMERVDRTSPESFDETARDGVGQQVVSSSVPVKETVSEANKLQTVLLGTSLVRSGGMVYDENTSESMQQITNLVNKVKIELPAATGGGIPGAEPKPAIAQTSTLACSTKLKLPSFHHQLNVASSSSTTTSTANPPQPEDDSKTDLRDEIYYCRELLTHSIERRRIELLTISSFHKIQTAREVRLRNLFPDEDAQRCHTFKDKKIVFISSRVHPGETPASFVLNGFLSMLLDRKSVVAQTLRRMYVFKIIPFLNPDGVYNGLYRSDTRGHNLNRVYISPCHETQPAIYAARKLIRYYHLGVDEVEPYEMEKETPAVPLSSDVPVAGLAGALVTVEGHSAPSTDATGGRENLPLKKGTPSTNSLTVTRRNSPHNAQVSQVNASCTSTTTTAITTTTTTTTTNTTHTQKMKLPKLTASSVDSAIVSNSSSVLALSATTHPVKRLSSTISLEGSTRKRRTPPPLSSTPSVPTIPSERRSVIAFVTPSVEPTASLSNRTKPTGPSGASWSDKIFGKILRRRRAKAAATASSDGVSAVGGKLSPIAQTLPKPTLPLPAVEEEATAVVVTANLSTSVANNRTTTASNASSPITDESDSVEQDTPAASDSGFSEASSTSSSLTSKVVSSSLPTQSSADSSGGCPPAEEIVPEPSTPAVVVQPPSLVAAATTAAAQVFTEKLIPELNPIVSEGSAISAAANLGQPASVRSSSRSGSSLSLKKSLHTVAARVDTGKGSSGGSKGGSHHKGGHVLNKSHQFLGAPSGTLKFKEFLVHPHHHHHHHHHHHHHHHHLGGGGVVASTAPGSGGGVVQGQVVATLHGGKMALGPFKKATGSGKQQTTSSSTSSLIGVSGTGGRAVAVGGSVLGETGTTASGGKNRPQTPQTNSHYRSHRNEYLNPMIGPGGPGAGGVLGGGVGGGPRSLNISMDFLAQLDERHDRVLYEDRSNLFMYIDLHGHASKKGVFMYGNHLPNTVEAVECMLLPRLMSLNSQHFHFDACNFSERNMYYKGKRDGLSKEGSGRVAVYKTTGLIKSYTLECNYNTGKCVNILPPRGKEIVAKTTHTLVPPKYTPAVFEEVGKALGPSILDLTNSNPLSRLPNCEFRTLQGLRNALRIEIERGSSKARVTNKTQKTHTKRLANQLSCSIDVAKENAIQWDPHHQHSLISPVGLGAGGQSVPTVVVPTSVVQSGANVCKIVGDTEISTTLGTGGGNGNGNGATGGGLTLVSGAGSSGRQVLKTTGSSVVTLKTSAHGAGSAGSAGKISRKVGAFGKPKKSKVLCDVGGGGVGGAAGVGGAGSGKKLQELMLRSTKEQVPRKKIKVSPQQQCNTMQELCFKGSLGSGSLPNFLTVVPGTLTDLPGTLVPGKKVKSESKLLDMNDIMQCDDSFDAAPCCSYTAVPLASGTIVTTAGGISKLISTYTQAGTTDLHTGTVLSATADELLSLGCSDVVTSPVGPVASLESSGGGGGGGSGSIASGSGGSSSGEGKSGKFGKSTLKPSKQTKLAKSTKSGTDTTGKKLLKKKRSLKTDSTSLKRKKTRVKPALT; translated from the exons atgacgacgacgatggtggtggaTAACTTTGAGTGTGCTGGATACACGTTCTACTCAAAGTTCGATTCCGGTAACCTGGGAAAGGTTGAGCTGGTACGATGCTGTGAAG GGCTTGGCATCGTTGGCAACACGGTGTCGAATGTATCGGGCGGTGTTCCCGTTATCGGTTCAGGAAGCAATCAAACCGTGCCGGGCACGGGCATTACCAGTGCTTCCGCAATAGTAGCTGCAACACTCGGTATTGGtttgcaacagcaacatcatggACTGCTTTCGTCGGCTACCGGAAGTGGTACAACCGCAAGCGCCGCTGGGACGTGCTCCCTTGGCATGCCGATCCCTTCGCCCACACCGCATGCAACAGAAAACCCGCTGGTGGAGGTTGAATTCAATCTGTGGACACGACCTGACTGTGCTGGCACACCGTACGAGAATCAGAATCGCACCTGGTTCCATTTCGCGGTGACGGGTGGCCGTCCGAATCAGATCGTAAAGTTCAATGTGATGAATCTGAACAAGCAAGCGAAACTGTTCAGCCAGGGCATGCACCCGGTCACGAAAGTTGGCCCCAATGGGCGGTGGGAGCGAATCAAAGACAAACCATCCTACTCG ATTACGAACGATGTGTTTTTCATCTCCTTCTTGCACAAAGTGCCAGAGGTGGGTGGCGATCAGACCCGCATCTATTACGCATTCACCTTTCCATTCACGTACACCGAGCTGCTGGAACAGCTGGCCACATTCGACCGAAAGTTTGGCCGGCATCCGTTCGAGCTGAACAAGATGGCGTATGACATATCGCAAAAGTACGACGCACTCCCGGCGGCCGGCGCGGAAGAGTCGAAAAACATATCCAACCTGGCGCCACATCGTCGGAAAGGGAAGCTTTCGAAGATGGAGCGTGTCGATCGTACCAGCCCCGAATCGTTCGACGAGACGGCACGCGATGGTGTTGGTCAACAGGTAGTCAGCAGCAGCGTGCCGGTTAAGGAAACTGTGTCCGAAGCCAACAAACTGCAAACTGTACTATTAGGAACTTCTTTGGTTAGATCCGGTGGAATGGTTTATGACGAAAATACCTCCGAATCGATGCAGCAAATAACGAATCTTGTAAATAAGGTGAAAATCGAGTTACCGGCTGCTACCGGCGGTGGTATTCCCGGCGCAGAACCGAAACCAGCAATCGCACAAACGTCCACATTGGCGTGCTCAACGAAACTGAAGTTACCCTCGTTTCATCATCAGCTCAACGTGGCATCATCTTCTTCGACGACGACGTCCACAGCGAATCCTCCACAGCCCGAGGACGATTCAAAGACGGATCTACGCGATGAAATTTATTACTGCCGCGAGCTACTTACGCACTCGATTGAACGGCGCCGGATCGAGCTACTCACGATCAGCTCGTTTCACAAGATACAAACGGCACGAGAGGTACGCCTGCGTAATCTGTTTCCGGACGAGGACGCTCAACGCTGCCATACGTTTAAGGATAAGAAAATCGTTTTCATCTCGTCCCGCGTGCACCCGGGCGAAACGCCGGCCAGCTTTGTGCTGAACGGATTTCTCAGCATGCTGCTCGATCGGAAGAGTGTAGTGGCGCAGACGCTGCGGCGGATGTAcgtgtttaaaattattccCTTCCTAAACCCGGACGGTGTGTACAATGGGTTGTATCGGTCGGATACGCGTGGCCACAATCTGAACCGGGTGTACATAAGTCCATGTCACGAGACGCAACCAGCGATCTACGCGGCCAGAAAATTGATTCG ATACTACCATCTCGGTGTAGATGAAGTGGAACCTTATGagatggaaaaggaaacaccAGCAGTACCACTATCGTCTGATGTACCTGTTGCTGGTCTTGCAGGCGCATTAGTAACGGTGGAAGGACATTCCGCACCATCAACGGATGCAACGGGTGGCCGTGAAAATTTGCCACTGAAAAAAGGTACACCATCGACTAACTCCCTAACGGTAACGAGACGAAACAGCCCCCACAACGCACAGGTCTCGCAGGTTAATGCTTCCTGTACTTCAACTACAACAACAGCTATCACAACTACcacaacaactactactactaacacaacacacactcagAAAATGAAACTACCCAAACTAACAGCCTCGTCGGTCGATTCGGCCATAGTTTCCAACTCAAGTTCCGTGCTTGCTCTCTCTGCCACGACTCATCCAGTGAAGCGTTTGTCCTCCACCATATCGCTGGAAGGATCGACCCGCAAACGACGCACACCACCGCCTTTATCCAGCACACCATCCGTTCCGACCATTCCGAGTGAGCGAAGATCGGTAATCGCATTCGTAACACCTTCAGTCGAACCCACTGCCAGCTTGTCGAATCGTACGAAACCAACTGGCCCAAGCGGCGCATCGTGGTCCGATAAAATATTCGGTAAAATTCTACGCCGTCGACGGGCAAAGGCTGCTGCAACTGCATCATCCGATGGTGTATCTGCTGTCGGTGGAAAATTGTCCCCAATAGCGCAGACCCTTCCAAAGCCTACGTTACCGTTGCCAGCAGTTGAGGAAGAAGCGACTGCAGTAGTAGTCACGGCCAATTTGTCAACTTCCGTCGCTAATAATCGCACGACAACCGCTTCTAATGCATCGTCACCAATCACCGATG AATCGGATTCAGTCGAGCAAGATACACCGGCAGCGTCTGATTCCGGATTCAGTGAGGCAAGCTCCACGTCCTCTTCGCTCACTTCGAAGGTTGTTTCGTCCTCGTTGCCCACCCAATCGTCTGCCGACTCATCTGGCGGTTGTCCTCCGGCCGAGGAAATTGTCCCGGAACCATCAACTCCCGCCGTCGTAGTGCAACCACCTTCACTCGTTGCGGCCGCTACGACAGCCGCAGCACAAGTCTTTACCGAAAAACTCATTCCGGAGCTGAATCCGATCGTTAGCGAAGGTAGTGCCATCAGTGCTGCCGCCAACCTTGGCCAACCTGCCTCGGTCCGTTCAAGTAGCCGCAGTGGCTCGAGTTTAAGCTTGAAGAAATCATTGCATACGGTCGCAGCTAGGGTCGATACGGGGAAGGGATCGAGTGGTGGAAGTAAGGGTGGATCACATCATAAGGGTGGCCACGTGCTAAACAAATCTCATCAATTTCTTGGCGCTCCATCGGGGACGCTCAAGTTCAAGGAGTTTTTGGTTCAtccacaccaccatcatcaccatcatcatcatcaccatcaccatcatcatcatttgggtggtggtggagtaGTAGCTTCGACTGCACCGGGTAGTGGAGGAGGTGTCGTGCAAGGACAAGTCGTCGCTACACTGCACGGTGGCAAGATGGCGCTTGGGCCGTTTAAGAAGGCGACTGGTAgtggcaaacaacaaacaacgtcTTCCTCGACATCTTCCTTGATTGGTGTGAGTGGAACCGGAGGTcgagctgttgctgttggaggAAGTGTCCTTGGCGAGACTGGAACTACGGCATCGGGTGGCAAAAATCGTCCCCAAACGCCTCAAACAAACAGCCATTATCGATCGCACCGCAACGAGTATCTGAATCCGATGATTGGACCAGGTGGCCCAGGGGCTGGAGGAGTGCTaggaggtggtgttggtggcggGCCACGCAGTTTGAACATTAGCATGGACTTTTTGGCCCAACTGGACGAACGGCACGATCGGGTCTTGTACGAAGATCGCAGCAATCTGTTCATGTATATAGATCTGCACGGACATGCGTCGAAGAAGGGCGTTTTCATGTACGGCAACCATCTGCCCAACACGGTGGAAGCGGTGGAGTGTATGCTCTTGCCACGTTTGATGAGTCTCAACTCGCAACACTTTCATTTCGATGCGTGCAATTTTAGCGAACGTAACATGTACTACAA AGGGAAACGGGATGGGCTGTCCAAGGAAGGATCGGGCCGTGTAGCAGTCTACAAAACGACGGGACTGATCAAGAGTTACACACTGGAATGCAACTATAATACGGGCAAATGTGTCAACATATTGCCTCCCCGTGGCAAGGAAATTGTTGCTAAAACGACACACACGCTCGTACCGCCCAAGTACACACCGGCCGTATTCGAGgag GTTGGCAAAGCACTTGGACCCTCGATATTGGATCTAACCAACTCGAACCCACTGTCTCGGTTACCGAACTGCGAGTTCCGGACACTGCAAGGGCTAAGGAATGCGCTACGGATCGAGATCGAACGCGGCTCGTCGAAGGCACGCGTCACAAATAAG ACCCAGAAGACCCACACGAAGCGGCTCGCCAATCAGTTGTCCTGTTCGATAGACGTTGCGAAGGAAAACGCTATCCAGTGGGATCCACACCACCAGCACTCACTCATCTCACCGGTTGGACTCGGTGCCGGTGGTCAGTCCGTCCCCACCGTTGTCGTCCCAACGTCGGTGGTACAGAGTGGTgcaaatgtttgtaaaattgttGGCGACACTGAAATTTCGACGACCCTCGGCACTGGCGGTGGCAATGGGAATGGAAATGGtgccaccggtggtggtcTCACGCTGGTGTCTGGTGCCGGATCCAGCGGTCGTCAGGTATTGAAAACGACAGGCTCGTCCGTTGTCACACTGAAAACGTCAGCTCACGGTGCCGGTAGTGCCGGTAGTGCCGGTAAGATCTCTCGTAAAGTTGGTGCCTTTGGTAAGCCCAAGAAATCGAAGGTACTGTGCGACGTTGGAGGCGgaggtgttggtggtgctgcGGGAGTCGGTGGAGCCGGAAGTGGCAAGAAATTGCAGGAGCTAATGCTTCGCAGCACAAAGGAACAAGTGCCTCGCAAAAAGATCAAAGTGTCCCCCCAACAACAATGCAACACAATGCAGGAGCTTTGCTTCAAAGGCAGTCTGGGATCGGGTTCGTTGCCCAACTTTCTCACCGTTGTGCCGGGGACATTGACCGATCTGCCCGGTACGCTGGTCCCCGGGAAGAAGGTCAAATCGGAAAGCAAACTGCTGGACATGAACGATATTATGCAGTGTGACGATAGTTTCGATGCAGCACCATGCTGTTCGTACACTGCTGTTCCGCTTGCGTCGGGCACGATCGTTACCACAGCTGGTGGAATTTCGAAGTTGATCTCAACGTACACACAGGCCGGTACTACCGATCTACACACGGGGACGGTGTTAAGTGCTACGGCGGATGAACTGCTCAGTCTCGGATGCAGTGACGTTGTTACGTCCCCCGTCGGACCCGTAGCGTCACTGGagagtagtggtggtggtggtggtggcggcagTGGTAGTATCGCAAGTGGTAGTGGCGGTAGTAGCAGCGGAGAAGGAAAGAGTGGCAAGTTTGGCAAGAGTACGCTCAAACCGTCGAAGCAGACGAAGCTGGCCAAATCGACAAAATCGGGCACCGATACCACCGGAAAAAAGCTGCTTAAGAAGAAGCGTTCCCTCAAAACCGACTCGACGAGCTTGAAGCGGAAGAAGACACGCGTTAAGCCGGCACTGACCTAG
- the LOC126562492 gene encoding 2-oxoisovalerate dehydrogenase subunit beta, mitochondrial — protein MNVLQKAFAASVKTIPRNGLLRHSSHFVYQPDAKPPVEGPTQKMNMFQAINQAMDIALEQNESALVFGEDVAFGGVFRCSMGLQKKYGKQRVFNTPLCEQGIAGFAIGVANTGAKAIAEMQFADYIFPAFDQIVNEAAKYRYRSGNLYDCGSLTFRAPCGAVGHGACYHSQSPEAYFAHTPGLKVVVPRGPNKAKGLLLACVKENDPCIVFEPKTLYRAAVEEVPVAAFESPIGKADVLRAGTDITLIGWGTQIHVLQEVANMAKKELDVSCEVIDLVSILPWDKETICNSVKKTGRVLIAHEAPLTNGFGAELAATIQEECFLHLESPVLRVTGWDTPFPHVFEPFYIPDKHRCLAGIRKLIDY, from the exons ATGAATGTGCTCCAGAAAGCGTTCGCGGCCAGTGTAAAAACCATCCCACGCAATGGATTGCTGCGCCATTCGTCCCACTTTGTGTACCAACCCGATGCTAAGCCACCGGTCGAAGGGCCCACACAGAAGATGAACATGTTCCAGGCCATCAACCAAGCGATGGATATAGCGCTGGAGCAGAACGAATCGGCCCTGGTGTTTGGTGAGGACGTGGCGTTCGGTGGCGTGTTTCGTTGCTCGATGGGACTGCAGAAAAAGTATGGCAAGCAGCGGGTCTTTAATACGCCACTCTGCGAACAAGGTATTGCAGGGTTTGCGATCGGTGTGGCCAATACGGGTGCGAAAGCGATCGCTGAGATGCAGTTTGCCGATTACATCTTTCCGGCGTTTGATCAGATTGTGAATGAGGCAGCTAAATATCGGTACCGTAGCGGAAATCTGTACGATTGCGGTTCGCTCACCTTCCGTGCACCGTGCGGTGCGGTAGGGCATGGTGCCTGCTATCATTCCCAAAGCCCTGAAGCTTACTTTGCTCACACGCCTGGACTGAAGGTGGTAGTGCCGAGAGGGCCGAACAAGGCGAAGGGATTGCTGTTGGCCTGCGTGAAGGAAAATGATCCGTGCATTGTGTTCGAACCGAAAACACTGTACCGTGCTGCGGTGGAAGAGGTCCCGGTCGCTGCTTTTGAATCGCCGATCGGTAAAGCGGACGTGCTGCGAGCTGGAACCGACATCACACTGATCGGTTGGGGTACACAGATTCACGTGCTGCAGGAAGTGGCCAACATGGCAAAGAAGGAGCTCGATGTTAGCTGTGAGGTGATCGATCTCGTTTCGATCCTCCCGTGGGACAAGGAAACGATTTGTAAC TCGGTGAAGAAAACTGGACGCGTACTGATCGCACACGAAGCACCGCTGACGAACGGATTCGGTGCCGAGTTGGCCGCTACCAtccaggaagaatgttttcTGCATCTGGAATCGCCGGTGCTGAGGGTGACCGGTTGGGACACACCGTTCCCGCACGTATTCGAACCATTCTACATTCCCGACAAGCACCGCTGTCTGGCGGGTATACGAAAGCTGATCGATTACTAA